Sequence from the Maribellus comscasis genome:
TCTTTTAACTCTGCCGTCTGTTTGTCGTCGTATCTGTCTGTTTTATTGAAAACCAGGAGTACGGGAATTCGGTAAGCTTCTGCCGACGCTAAATATCTGTCGATAAATGTAGTGGTTGTTATCGGGTAATTTATGGTAGCGATTAGAATGGCTTGGTCTATATTGGCCGCAATAATATGCGATTGTTTGGAAAGATTTGGTGACCTACGAGCAATGTAATTTTTTCGTTCTGAAATCGCAGTTATTAAACCAATATTTTGGGCGTCAGTTTCGGATGAGTTTGGAAGGGTTTTAAAATCAACAAAATCTCCAACGGCGACAGGATTGGTACTTTTTATTCCCTTAATACGAAAATTTCCTTTGATTTTACAGTCAAAAATTTTTCCGCTTTTTGATTCTACGGTATACCAGCTTCCTGTCGATTTTATTACTAATCCTTTTTCCAAACCTTTACATATTTGTTAATGCAAAAATAGCATATTCGTTAAAAACGAAAAAAGAGGATAGTTTTTGTTTTCACGTGGAACAATTTAGTTATTCCCAGTTTAAGATTACTTTTCCACAATTTCCTTCCTCCATTATGTTAAATGCTTTTTGGAAATCATCTGCTGAAAAGCGGTGTGTGATAACGGGCGAAATGTCAAGTCCGGTGGTTAACATCATTTCCATATGATACCAGGTTTCGTACATCTCCCTCCCATAAATTCCTTTTAGTGTTAATCCTTTGAAAATGAGTTTACTCCAGTTGATTTGAGTGTTTTGTGGAAGTAATCCGAGCAAACTGATTTTACCTCCGTTATACATGTGGTTAACCATATCGTTAAAAGCTGCCGGAGAGCCGGAGCACTCTAGTCCTATATCAAAACCTGCTACCATATCGTGTTTTTCCATGGCTTCCCTGATACTTTCCTTTGTAGGATCAATCACACGGGTAGCTCCCATTTTGCGAGCTAAATCGCGGCGAAATTTGCTTAAATCAGTGCCTATAATATTTCTGGCTCCGGCAAATTTGCAAATTGCTGTGGCCATGGCGCCAATTGGGCCGCCAATACCGGTAATTAATACATCTTCACCAAGTAATGGGAATGAAAGTGCGGTATGTGTGGCGTTTCCCATCGGATCCATAATTGCCATAATTTCGTCAGGAATCCGCTTATCTATGTGTAAAACGTTCTTTGCCGGAACAGAAATGTATTCCGCAAAGCCCCCGTCCTGATGTACACCAATCCCAATGGTGTTATCGCAGATATGTTGTCTTCCACGCCGGCAATTGCGACAAAATCCACAGGAAATATGTCCTTCCACAGTCACCCGTTCGCCAATTTTCACCCGATCAACTTCGGAGCCAACTTCAACCACAGTTCCCATATATTCGTGCCCAATAACTACCGGAGTTTTTATGGTTTGTTGTGCCCACTCATCCCATTTGTAAATATGTAAATCGGTTCCGCAAACAGCGGAATATTTTACTTTTAACAACACATCGTTCGGACCAACTTTTGGAATTGGAACTTCTTCCATCCAGATACCTTTTTCAGGTTTACTTTTTACCAGAGCTTTCATTGTATTATAGAAATTTTATGTTTGCAAGATAAAACAAAAAAATCCGCAAAATGATAACTAAAATCAGATTATAGAATATGACTCAATTTTAACTTTTTGTTTTTTAGTTAGTTATGAGTCAGACCGTAATAAATATTTATTAGAAATAAATTTGACGGGAAACAAAGGAGCCAAAAATCCGATAAGCAAAACTACGGCGAAAATAAGAACAACATCGGTTGAAATAATACGAACCGGGTAAGCTGAGATTACAAATGAACCATTTTGCGGTAGTTTCATAAAGCTAAATTCGATTTGTAACCAACAGATAAAAAGCCCTAAAACAGTACCAATTACTGCGCCTAAAACTGAAATCAACCATCCTTCAAACAGGAAAATCCGGCGTATTAATTTTGAAGTAGCACCCATACTTTTGAGAATGGCAATATCTTCTTTTTTGTCGATAATCAGCATAGAAAGACTACTGAGTACATTAAAAGAAGCAATGACAAGAATAAATACAAGAATTAAATAAACAACAGCTTTTTCAGATCTCATTGTTTTGTTTAGGGAATCGTGTTGCTGGTATTTGTTTTTCACGTGGAACTTTTCCCCGAGAATGTCCTGAATTTCTTTCTGCACGGCACCTACCCTCGCATTTTTGTCTATTCCAAGTTCAATGGATGAAATGTTTGAGCCACTTTCAAACAAATCTTTTGCAAAATCGAAAGGAACCAAAACATATTTGGAGTCTACTTCTTCCAGAACGGCAAAAATTCCGGATGGAAAAATTGAGTTGTAATTGATAGCACGGGCAGGATTTATTTTTATCTGACGTCCTTTTTTGGGAACAATTATACGGATGGGATCGATGAATGTAAGTCCGATACCAAGATTGTATGCAACTCCCTGGCCAACAACCGCATATTTGGTTCCTTTGTCATTCAGGATAAATTCACCATCAACAATTAAACTATCAATATTTGTATAGCTTGCATAGTTTTGAGGTATGCCTTTTATGGTAGCAAAATATTGCTGGCTGCCATATTTTAACATGGCTGATTCTTCAATAATCTCGGCATAATGCAGGATCCCGGGGATGTTTTTAATTGCATCAGCATCAATTTCCGAGGAATCAAACATTTTTCCTTCCACAGGAGTAACTTTCAGATCGGCGTCGAAACTGCTAAAAAAGTAATTTATCAGGCTGCTAAAACCGTTCATTACCGAAAGAACGATTATTAAAGCCATCGTTCCCACGATAATACCGCTTATTGATATTCCTGATATTAAGTTAATTATATTCTGTTTCTTTTTTGAAATCAGATACCGTTTTGCGATATAAAGCGGAAGATTCAATATGGATATTTTTTAATTTAACGGGTAATAATTGAAAATATTTGAAAACCTACGACTTTAGTAATTTATCAATGTTATCGATATAATCGAGGCTGTCGTCAATATAAAATTCAAGTTCGGGAATCACCCTCAGGCTTTTACCCACTTTCCGACCCAATTCTCCTCGTATTTGTTTACCCTGTAGTTTCAGGTCTGAAAGAATTTCGTCCCCAAATTCGGAAGGAAAGATGCTAAGGTAAATGCGTGCAATACCCAGGTCTTTTGTAACTCTTACAACAGTTACCGTAATTAGTTTTCCAGTGTATTTCGATTTGTTTATTTTTAGAAGTATTTCTGCCATTTCACGCTGAACCAACCTTGATATCTTATTCTGACGTGTGCTAAATTGTTCCATAATTGGATATAAAATTAATTTGTTTCAAAACATTGATCGGGTCAAAATTACAGAAAATAGTTAGAACAAGCAGAAAAGATTAAAGGCAGAAGGAGAAACCTGGAAAAACCGTTTAGTTGTTTGATGTTATTGTTTTTATAGCATTTATCAAATTTTCGTCGGGTTTAATAATGTTGTAATTCTCCCAGAATTTTTCATCATATTCATTAATAAGCTCAACAAAAATATCGCTTTGATTTATAGATTCATTTCTTGTAAACCTTTTGACTTCAGTTTTATTTATATCGGTAACCAGCAGATCCGAAACACTATGATACTCTGAATTTACGTTATCGCGTTTACTTTTCACTTTTATTTTGACCGAGGCTTTAGCGTTAGCCAAATGCCATTTTCCACTGTATTGCTGATAATTTACTTCGTACTTTACATCGGTTGGTTTTGCTTTCACCCGCCGCGGTTTCTTTTTAATCATTACACTTTCAGCGGTTTTTAGTCCTTCTTTATTTAATTGAAACCTGGCATGTAAAACAGCAAATGTTTCACGATGAACATACATTTCGCCTACAAACAGAGGAAAGATTTGATTGGAAGTGGGCTTAAATTCCAATACATAAACTGGATAGTCGTTGTACCAGACTACTTTTTTTATATTGTATTTGTATAAATGTTCAAACTCTCCATCAATAAAAGACTCCATGTTTTTGATTACATCGAGTTTTGTAATTGTAAACGGTCCACCCTGCAATTTAAAATTTAACCATTGAAACGGTTGTACATCAGGGCTTCTTCTTCCTTTTAAAAGCCGGACTAAATCGTCGCGGAAAAGATTTATATAGGAAGCTTTTAAAATTTCAACAATGGCTTCTGATATATTAACATAATTTTTATCTTGTTTTATTGTTTCACGATAAAAAGCGGTCATCAGACGGTTATTGTCGCTGTAATTTTTGGAAATGTTGTTTCTTATATTTTTAAGCAGTTTATCCGGTGTGATTGCTGTGACTTTAACTTCGCGAATCCTAATAGAAACGGGATTCATGATAAATAAATCTTCGTCAAGCAGTTCAAAAGCTGGAAGTTCTATCTGTTCGTAACCCATACATGAAATGATAACGGTGTCTTTGATATTACCCGGATGGACTTTTAAAAGAAATTCTCCATCAATATTGGTAATGGTGCCAATTGGTTTATTGAGTAATGAAACAGATGCGTAAGGAATTGGTTCTTCTTTTTTATCTTCAATTATTTTTCCCGACAGAAAGAAATATTTTACAGGAATCGAATCTTGTTTTTCTTCTGGTTGCTTATAATCAGTATTTTCAGAAATAATGATTTGATTTTCGCGTTCAGAAAAGCGGAATTTTTTTGTGCCAAAAAGTTCGCTTAAAACAGTAAACAGGGATTTGTCAGCTGCTTCGATGTTGTATTTTTTTTCTGCATCGATAACTGATGCGTCGTAGGAAAAAAACACACCGGCCTGCCAGCTTAGCTGGTTTAATATATTTGAGAGCGTTTGGTTATTTTGGACGATAGTAACGCGTTTTTCTAAAACAGAACCATCCTGTTGTCCGTAAATGGAACTGGAAAACAGGATGGCCAGTAATATGCTAACTTTAACTTTGAGCATTAAAACATCTTTTTCAACTCAAAAGAAGTTTTAAATTCCTCTCCGTCTCTCAGAACTTTCACCTTGATCTTTTTATTTTCTCTACTTTGTAACAATAAGTTGATATCGTTTAATTCCAACGATTGGTGGTTGCTGCTGTTTATCGATAAAATCTGGTCGTTTTCCTTTAACCCGGCATAAAATGCAGGTGAATTTTCCTGGATGCTTGTAATGGTAAAAATTGGTAACCCGGGCATTGGATTAATGATTTCCATACCACTCATATTGTAATTAAAATCATCTTTAATTTTATGAGTTGGGCGTAAAGTAAGGCGGCTGTTTCTGTAATCAATAGTAACCCTAAATCGACGCAAAATTTCAGCACCAATGGTTCCGTTCCTGTCGTTCGAAGAAATCAGCTGGTCGATTAATTCTGAGTTGGGAAATGCTACTATCGGTTTGGGCAACACCAGCGGACCAACCCAAATTCCGTCAATTCTTCCTTTTACTCCATACAAATCACCGTTTAATCCTCTTCCTAAAAATGTTTCAATATGGTTTTGCGGCAAGTCAATACGTGAATCTGATTTTTCAGACAACCAGATTGCATCGCTCGCTCCGGTGTCAACCAGCAGTTTTACAGGAACTTCTTTTAGCTCGTCGGTAACAATACTGGTTCTAACAAAAGGTTTGTTTCCATCAAACATGAGGGGGAGGACAATGTCTTTTCTTCTGTCGCGGTATTTGTAATATTCCGGTCTGTTTAGCGTAATTTGTTCATTTAAGTAGTCAATTTCAACCACATAATCTTTGAATAAATTGAAACCGATAAGACCATGAACCGGAATTCCAAGCATATGTGAAATCTGGAAGTTTTCGTCTATAATCATTTGAACTTCCTGATTTCGTGCTGTGAGCCCGTCAATACTAAGGGAATTGTTTCCTGAACGGTATGCCGTCAACTCCTCCCCCTCTCCCAATCCTTTGATTTGGATCGGCATCATATAATTCAGGTTCAATTTGTTTACAAAGGGCAACTCGGTAATAATCGGGTGGCGAACACCTGTATCGAGAATAAAATTTAATGTGTCTGAATCATTGATATTTACCGGGATGATGATGAGATTACTCGCAGATTTAAATTTTACGGTAATCGATTTTTTTCGCGGATCATCAAATAAAAATCCCCTGTTGTTTCCAAAAAATTGTTGCGAACTTTCTTCAAAATCAATACTTTGTTCCAGCGGAACATAGTCGCGAACAACCAGTATATTATCTTCAATTTCGAAAAGGAGATAAAAGTCTTTCATCAGTTTGTCGAGAACAAATTTAATGGGTTTGTTCGATACGTTTAAGCTGATTTTTTTGTCTTCAACAATACTTGAATTATAGGAGTAATCGAGATTGAGATAATCACATATTTTCTCAATCACGTCAGCCAAAGGCTCGTCTTCTGCATAAATACTGATATTTTGATCCAGAGCCTGTGTTTTGGTTTCTTGTGCGAGCAGTGTTTTGGGAATAAAAGCCATTATTGCAATCGCAAATATGGTTGTTATACCTATTTTTTTTATTAGAGTTTTCATGTCTTTAAGGCTTTATCTGTTTTATTTACGGTCAGATAGGACAAACTGTTCATTTTCTTCCGATAAATTTAAATTAAAAGTGAGCCGTATCACATCTAAAACAAAATTAATCGGTTTTTGGTCGAAATGACCAGTATATACAAGATTATTCAATTCAGGTTCCATTAACTGAATCTCAGCGTGATATACTTTTTCTAAATTCAGAATAACTTCATTTAACGGAACTTCGTCGAATATCAGATCTAGCGTTTTCCAGGCAACAAAATTGGGATTTGTGTTTACCGATTTTTCCAAAAGGTTATTTTGGTTAAAAAGCGTACCCTTTTCGCCGGGAACAAGGATCACTTCATTGATTGCGGTTTGCATATCCGGTTTTTTCCGAATAACCCGGACTTTTCCGGTTTTTACCACAACTTCAACGGTTTCGGTTTCGGGATATGCACTAACGTTAAAAGAGGTACCTAAAACTTTTACCTGTGCATTGCCGGCATTAATTACAAAAGGTTTTTTGGCATTTGGTTTTACGTCAAAAAATGCTTCTCCCCTGATGGTTACTTCCCGAATGCTGTCGTTAAAATTTTTCGGAAATTCAAGTTGCGAGTTCCAGTTTAATGTAACCACCGATCCATCGGGCAAAACATATTCGTTTAAAACCTGGTTTTCGGCCATAACAATTTGATTTTCCTGAACCGGATTTTGATAAACGAAACCGATATAATATCCAATTGATCCTAAAAGTAAAGCAACAAGAACTACGGCAGCATATTTATAAAATTTGCGAATTGCCTCCTTTCTGATTTTTTTAAGCCGAACAGTTTTTGCTTTTTCAGGATAAATCTTCGATTGTACATTTCTCCATGCACCATGAGAATCAAAATTTTTTAAAGTGTAGAAATCATCAATTTTTTTCAGCATTTTTTGGGTTGTTTCCAACTCACTCCGGATTTCCTGCGATTTCTTCAACCAGGATTTTGTTTCTTCCCTATCTTCACTTCCGCTTTCGTTGGTAGCCAATTTCGCCAGAAGCTCCCACTCCCCTTTTCCTATGTTTTTCTTTTTTCCCATGTTACCTAAATGACAATGTACATTCAGTTTACCCTTAATTTGTCCTTTTAAACAAAATGAAAAAGAGCATCAGAAAGTGTTTATAATCTTTTAATTTTTCGCGTAAATTTTTGATTGCCAACCCCATTTGGGCTTCAACCGTTTTTATAGAAATATTTAGTTTTTCAGCAATCTCCCGGTATTTTAAACCTTCTTCCCTGCTTAAGCGAAATATTTCGCGTCGTTTTTCCGGAAGAGAATTGATACTTTCTTCAATTTTTTGTGCCAGGTCAACCTCTATAAAGTGTTCTTCAAAGTCAATATTTGACTGCATATCATTTTCGCTGTTCTTTATATAGTTTTCTTTTATCTTATTATGTTTAATATAGTTTAAACATAAATTTCTTACTGAACGGAAAACATAATTTTTTATGGACGTATCGATATTGATTTGTTCTCTTTTTCCCCAAAATTTTACAAAAAACTCCTGAACCACTTCCTCTGCAGCTTCATTATTGTTTAAAATTTTTGTTGCATATAAACAGAGGTTGCCGTAATATTTGTGAAATAGCATTTCAAAAGCTTTCTGATCGCCTGTTTGCATCTTTTTCATCCATGCCTTTTCTTCAGGTAGGTTCATAGTTTTGGTTATTTTACCGCAGAAGCTAAGGTAAAAAAAAGTTACTCCTTTCAAAAACCTTTTAAAAGACGATTTTTTACGGAGATATGTCATTTTGCAATATCGATTATGCTGCTATTTTTGTGTGTTAATTATTAAATAAGGGAATAGTGGAGAAAAAAGAAACCTGGAACTTCCCAAAGGCATTTTGGGTGGCCAATACCGTAGAGTTATTTGAAAGGGCGGCATATTACGGAGTTTTTATTGTTATTACCTTGTATTTGTCGAGAATTTTAGGATTTGGTGATATTCAGGCAGCTACTATTGCAGGTGTTTTTCAGGCATTGCTGTATTTGTTACCTACTTTTGCAGGTGCTTTTGCTGATAAAATAGGATTTCGAAAATCACTGATACTGGCTTTTGGGCTTTTAACTCTTGGTTATGCCGGAATGGGTGTTTTGCCGACAATGTTTGAATCGGCCGGACTGGTTGATTATGACTCTACCACCGTTTTTAAAGG
This genomic interval carries:
- the tdh gene encoding L-threonine 3-dehydrogenase, which translates into the protein MKALVKSKPEKGIWMEEVPIPKVGPNDVLLKVKYSAVCGTDLHIYKWDEWAQQTIKTPVVIGHEYMGTVVEVGSEVDRVKIGERVTVEGHISCGFCRNCRRGRQHICDNTIGIGVHQDGGFAEYISVPAKNVLHIDKRIPDEIMAIMDPMGNATHTALSFPLLGEDVLITGIGGPIGAMATAICKFAGARNIIGTDLSKFRRDLARKMGATRVIDPTKESIREAMEKHDMVAGFDIGLECSGSPAAFNDMVNHMYNGGKISLLGLLPQNTQINWSKLIFKGLTLKGIYGREMYETWYHMEMMLTTGLDISPVITHRFSADDFQKAFNIMEEGNCGKVILNWE
- a CDS encoding ABC transporter permease, encoding MNLPLYIAKRYLISKKKQNIINLISGISISGIIVGTMALIIVLSVMNGFSSLINYFFSSFDADLKVTPVEGKMFDSSEIDADAIKNIPGILHYAEIIEESAMLKYGSQQYFATIKGIPQNYASYTNIDSLIVDGEFILNDKGTKYAVVGQGVAYNLGIGLTFIDPIRIIVPKKGRQIKINPARAINYNSIFPSGIFAVLEEVDSKYVLVPFDFAKDLFESGSNISSIELGIDKNARVGAVQKEIQDILGEKFHVKNKYQQHDSLNKTMRSEKAVVYLILVFILVIASFNVLSSLSMLIIDKKEDIAILKSMGATSKLIRRIFLFEGWLISVLGAVIGTVLGLFICWLQIEFSFMKLPQNGSFVISAYPVRIISTDVVLIFAVVLLIGFLAPLFPVKFISNKYLLRSDS
- the rbfA gene encoding 30S ribosome-binding factor RbfA, whose protein sequence is MEQFSTRQNKISRLVQREMAEILLKINKSKYTGKLITVTVVRVTKDLGIARIYLSIFPSEFGDEILSDLKLQGKQIRGELGRKVGKSLRVIPELEFYIDDSLDYIDNIDKLLKS
- a CDS encoding carboxypeptidase-like regulatory domain-containing protein codes for the protein MLKVKVSILLAILFSSSIYGQQDGSVLEKRVTIVQNNQTLSNILNQLSWQAGVFFSYDASVIDAEKKYNIEAADKSLFTVLSELFGTKKFRFSERENQIIISENTDYKQPEEKQDSIPVKYFFLSGKIIEDKKEEPIPYASVSLLNKPIGTITNIDGEFLLKVHPGNIKDTVIISCMGYEQIELPAFELLDEDLFIMNPVSIRIREVKVTAITPDKLLKNIRNNISKNYSDNNRLMTAFYRETIKQDKNYVNISEAIVEILKASYINLFRDDLVRLLKGRRSPDVQPFQWLNFKLQGGPFTITKLDVIKNMESFIDGEFEHLYKYNIKKVVWYNDYPVYVLEFKPTSNQIFPLFVGEMYVHRETFAVLHARFQLNKEGLKTAESVMIKKKPRRVKAKPTDVKYEVNYQQYSGKWHLANAKASVKIKVKSKRDNVNSEYHSVSDLLVTDINKTEVKRFTRNESINQSDIFVELINEYDEKFWENYNIIKPDENLINAIKTITSNN
- a CDS encoding aspartyl protease family protein, with amino-acid sequence MKTLIKKIGITTIFAIAIMAFIPKTLLAQETKTQALDQNISIYAEDEPLADVIEKICDYLNLDYSYNSSIVEDKKISLNVSNKPIKFVLDKLMKDFYLLFEIEDNILVVRDYVPLEQSIDFEESSQQFFGNNRGFLFDDPRKKSITVKFKSASNLIIIPVNINDSDTLNFILDTGVRHPIITELPFVNKLNLNYMMPIQIKGLGEGEELTAYRSGNNSLSIDGLTARNQEVQMIIDENFQISHMLGIPVHGLIGFNLFKDYVVEIDYLNEQITLNRPEYYKYRDRRKDIVLPLMFDGNKPFVRTSIVTDELKEVPVKLLVDTGASDAIWLSEKSDSRIDLPQNHIETFLGRGLNGDLYGVKGRIDGIWVGPLVLPKPIVAFPNSELIDQLISSNDRNGTIGAEILRRFRVTIDYRNSRLTLRPTHKIKDDFNYNMSGMEIINPMPGLPIFTITSIQENSPAFYAGLKENDQILSINSSNHQSLELNDINLLLQSRENKKIKVKVLRDGEEFKTSFELKKMF
- a CDS encoding FecR family protein, with protein sequence MGKKKNIGKGEWELLAKLATNESGSEDREETKSWLKKSQEIRSELETTQKMLKKIDDFYTLKNFDSHGAWRNVQSKIYPEKAKTVRLKKIRKEAIRKFYKYAAVVLVALLLGSIGYYIGFVYQNPVQENQIVMAENQVLNEYVLPDGSVVTLNWNSQLEFPKNFNDSIREVTIRGEAFFDVKPNAKKPFVINAGNAQVKVLGTSFNVSAYPETETVEVVVKTGKVRVIRKKPDMQTAINEVILVPGEKGTLFNQNNLLEKSVNTNPNFVAWKTLDLIFDEVPLNEVILNLEKVYHAEIQLMEPELNNLVYTGHFDQKPINFVLDVIRLTFNLNLSEENEQFVLSDRK
- a CDS encoding RNA polymerase sigma-70 factor, whose amino-acid sequence is MNLPEEKAWMKKMQTGDQKAFEMLFHKYYGNLCLYATKILNNNEAAEEVVQEFFVKFWGKREQINIDTSIKNYVFRSVRNLCLNYIKHNKIKENYIKNSENDMQSNIDFEEHFIEVDLAQKIEESINSLPEKRREIFRLSREEGLKYREIAEKLNISIKTVEAQMGLAIKNLREKLKDYKHFLMLFFILFKRTN